A stretch of the Ischnura elegans chromosome 5, ioIscEleg1.1, whole genome shotgun sequence genome encodes the following:
- the LOC124159728 gene encoding uncharacterized protein K02A2.6-like, translating into MDSKQLKDLLSALTSVIKNQQTAPAPQIIPFEAYDAKTEKFSSYMERFNNYCDLKNVSDDIKKAQLLRSSIGKDHYNNLAAFLGPDDPIKEIDFETLKAHFEKMLSPSVSTVVSQHYFLSIIQQPHQSFSDFVASLKGKLKDCDFYATCPTTTCKKKFSIADIFRRAQFIRGLKDSWIREAILQETNLKDFDGILTKATALEASRFESGQLSKSPEKTSDQAADTNKIYRRQEGKRRSHRSSESQDNRRQSNSHPRHFSHSRNSRGHINYRSLGLDGICLKCGRTNHKSRDCRTMRESLKCISCGKIGQISKVCITTLLRKSKTNTLSSQRSQEQEEDRHSNNDYGITRIEDTEDLYEVGPDTDKYIVTVTLNNKPQSFEVDSGARFSLISEPDFNKLGLSIPLQPTSISFRSYSDHVIKPKGKVTVSVTYNRKSMDADLFIVPAGHDALLGRMWIRGLGISLKEIDNHESGLRTVNVKVVTSLEDIFKKYEQIFEERIGCVPNVEVHLQLREGVTPIFNRERDVPFALRERVERELSTLEKQGVITPIVSSDWGSPLVVIPKPDGGVRLCVDYKCGVNSRLVASNYPIRRIDEVLHSLRGSKYFCKLDLYKAYLHLRVDEEGSKIQTISTHKGTFRMNRLSFGIKTAPAEFNRILGQLLNGLPKVEAYFDDIICHGSDLEECTRNLTACLERLRENDLHLNRAKCSFFKESISYLGHVVSHNQIQKCPVKIQAVSQMPRPKDLGELRRFLGLVTYYSRFIPDFSSKSYPLRRLLRTGERFVWSAAEEAAFVNLKSELCSDRLLIPFDPSKQVILTTDASPTGIAAVLSHDIDGHERPIAYASRALTQAESNYSQLDREALAIIYATTHFFNYIFGKRFVLVTDNEPLSRIFHPDRPLPQMTSSRLLRYASFLSGLDYTVRCKKGRENENVDCLSRAPASTSSPSLEISIDQEINALHAETLLQISSASITADIVAEETAKDPELQALLQELKTSRKDSPYTVSGDMLFRSDRAVIPKSVQAEILKELHMSHLGVTKMKQLARRYVYWEVLDKDIERLVKSCESCAKVRHSPPKAPIHPWNQPDENWERVHIDFAGPFDSQFFLMCVDARSKWAEVRMIHDAPSSAKTIATLEGIFSVHGYPSVMVSDNASIFRSEEFLKYCKERGIFQKFSAPNHPATNGLAERSIQTLKRRLKAAADDPTPLTTKLRDIMFRYRATPLASGRTPAELYLKRRIRTRLDALLPNCKAFVPTKHTNSRIRSLQLGERVQVKIYAGIHHSWQFGIVLKKLGNCHYIVKLDNGRIIKRHINQLIATLVPKKQVTFSPLFPQHTMGVPSSAGAAGVPPDYQLPPTHQSPLAPSPPQVVRPTPSPSASSLLPHLPRNRQKPTYLKDYVVFK; encoded by the coding sequence ATGGACTCAAAACAGCTCAAAGATTTACTTTCTGCTCTGACTTCCGTCATCAAAAATCAGCAAACCGCACCAGCTCCGCAGATAATTCCATTTGAAGCCTACGACGCAAAaactgaaaagttttcttcgtatatGGAACGCTTCAATAATTACTGCGATCTCAAGAACGTCAGCGATGATATAAAAAAGGCTCAACTCCTGCGTTCATCGATCGGAAAAGATCACTACAATAATCTTGCTGCATTTCTGGGACCAGATGATCCTATTAAAGAAATCGATTTCGAAACCTTGAAGGCTCATTTCGAGAAAATGCTGTCACCATCAGTCTCAACGGTCGTCTCACAGCATTATTTTCTCAGCATTATTCAACAGCCGCATCAATCATTTTCGGATTTCGTCGCATCGCTGAAGGGAAAGCTTAAAGACTGTGATTTCTACGCTACTTGTCCTACTACCACGTGCAAAAAGAAGTTCTCAATAGCTGATATATTCCGCCGTGCTCAGTTTATCAGAGGCCTGAAGGATAGCTGGATACGAGAAGCGATACTGCAAGAGACAAATCTCAAGGATTTCGACGGAATCCTGACGAAAGCCACAGCACTAGAAGCATCTCGCTTCGAATCGGGACAGTTGAGTAAATCGCCTGAGAAGACATCGGATCAAGCCGCAGATACAAATAAGATTTATCGTCGTCAAGAAGGAAAACGTCGCAGTCACCGGAGTTCCGAATCTCAAGATAATCGCCGTCAGTCCAACTCTCATCCGCGTCATTTTTCCCATTCCCGCAATTCTAGAGGGCATATTAATTATCGGTCATTAGGTCTCGATGGTATTTGCCTCAAATGTGGTCGCACAAACCATAAATCGCGAGATTGCAGAACAATGCGCGAATCTCTAAAGTGCATTTCCTGTGGGAAAATCGGTCAAATTTCCAAAGTCTGCATCACCACCCTGCTCCGTAAATCGAAGACCAACACCCTGTCGTCTCAGCGGTCTCAAGAACAGGAAGAAGATCGTCATTCAAACAATGATTATGGCATCACTCGCATCGAAGACACTGAGGATTTGTATGAAGTTGGACCAGACACCGATAAATACATCGTAacagtcactctaaataacaAGCCGCAGTCGTTCGAAGTGGATTCAGGTGCGCGTTTCTCTTTAATCTCAGAACCCGATTTCAACAAACTTGGACTTAGCATACCGCTTCAACCGACATCAATTTCTTTCCGCTCATACTCAGACCACGTTATCAAACCCAAAGGCAAAGTTACTGTCTCGGTTACCTATAATAGGAAGTCAATGGACGCCGATCTATTTATAGTACCAGCAGGGCATGATGCTCTACTCGGACGAATGTGGATTCGTGGACTCGGAATTAGTCTAAAAGAAATAGATAACCATGAATCAGGTCTTCGCACTGTCAATGTGAAAGTAGTTACCTCACTAGAAGACATcttcaagaaatatgaacaaatttttgaagaaagaatCGGGTGTGTTCCAAACGTCGAAGTACATCTTCAACTTAGAGAAGGCGTGACACCCATTTTTAACCGTGAACGAGATGTTCCTTTTGCATTGAGAGAGAGAGTTGAAAGAGAGTTATCCACATTGGAAAAACAAGGTGTCATCACTCCCATTGTATCAAGTGACTGGGGATCGCCACTCGTGGTAATACCTAAGCCCGATGGAGGAGTGAGGCTATGCGTAGACTACAAATGTGGGGTGAATTCTAGACTCGTTGCATCAAATTACCCCATCCGCAGAATAGACGAGGTTCTCCACAGCCTCAGAGGTTCCAAGTATTTTTGCAAATTGGACTTGTACAAGGCTTACCTGCATTTACGGGTCGATGAAGAAGGGAGCAAGATTCAAACGATTTCAACACACAAAGGCACGTTCCGAATGAATCGCCTCAGCTTCGGGATTAAGACTGCTCCAGCGGAATTCAATCGCATTCTAGGTCAATTGTTGAATGGCTTACCAAAGGTGGAGGCATACTTCGATGACATTATCTGTCATGGTTCAGATCTTGAAGAATGTACCAGAAATCTTACTGCATGTTTGGAACGCCTCAGAGAGAATGATCTTCATCTCAATCGTGCCAAATGTTCATTCTTCAAGGAAAGCATCAGTTATCTTGGTCATGTAGTGTCGCATAATCAGATTCAAAAGTGCCCAGTTAAAATTCAAGCAGTTTCTCAAATGCCACGACCAAAGGATTTAGGTGAGTTGAGGAGATTCCTGGGCTTAGTAACATATTATTCCAGGTTTATTCCAGACTTCTCTTCAAAGTCCTATCCACTACGCCGCTTGCTAAGAACGGGTGAACGCTTCGTTTGGTCTGCTGCTGAAGAAGCTGCCTTCGTAAATCTCAAATCAGAGTTGTGCTCGGATAGACTACTCATTCCATTCGATCCATCTAAGCAAGTCATACTCACAACTGATGCCTCACCAACTGGGATAGCTGCAGTACTTAGCCATGATATTGATGGTCATGAGCGCCCAATTGCTTATGCCTCACGAGCTCTGACGCAGGCTGAGTCTAATTATAGTCAGCTTGACAGAGAGGCCTTGGCCATTATATATGCAACAACGCACTTCTTCAACTACATTTTCGGAAAGCGTTTCGTTCTCGTCACAGATAATGAGCCACTCTCAAGGATTTTTCACCCAGATCGTCCACTACCACAGATGACCTCTTCGCGTTTACTGAGGTATGCATCTTTTCTCAGTGGTCTTGATTACACAGTTCGATGCAAGAAGGGGAGAGAGAATGAGAATGTTGACTGTTTATCTCGCGCCCCAGCCTCTACATCTAGTCCTTCTCTAGAAATCTCTATCGATCAAGAAATCAACGCTTTGCATGCTGAAACCCTGCTACAAATCTCCAGCGCATCAATCACTGCAGATATTGTTGCTGAGGAAACCGCCAAGGATCCAGAGTTGCAAGCGCTTCTACAGGAGCTCAAGACCAGCCGCAAGGATAGCCCGTACACTGTCTCTGGTGACATGTTGTTCCGCTCTGATCGTGCAGTAATTCCGAAGTCTGTCCAAGCAGAAATTCTTAAAGAGCTTCATATGTCGCATTTGGGAGTAACGAAGATGAAGCAACTTGCCAGGAGATACGTGTACTGGGAAGTTTTAGACAAAGATATAGAACGTCTTGTGAAGAGTTGCGAGTCCTGTGCTAAGGTCCGTCACAGTCCGCCAAAAGCACCTATTCATCCCTGGAATCAGCCTGATGAGAATTGGGAGAGGGTGCATATCGATTTTGCAGGGCCATTTGATAGCCAATTTTTCCTAATGTGTGTGGATGCAAGGTCGAAGTGGGCAGAAGTCCGCATGATCCATGACGCTCCATCCTCTGCCAAAACAATCGCTACGCTGGAAGGCATCTTTTCAGTACATGGCTACCCTTCCGTAATGGTGTCGGACAATGCAAGCATCTTCAGGAGCGAAGAGTTCCTAAAATACTGCAAAGAGCGTGGAATATTCCAGAAGTTCAGCGCACCTAATCACCCAGCCACAAATGGACTTGCGGAACGCAGCATCCAGACATTGAAGAGGAGACTTAAAGCTGCTGCTGATGATCCTACTCCACTAACCACCAAGTTACGGGACATTATGTTCCGCTATAGGGCAACACCTTTGGCCTCAGGTCGGACTCCTGCAGAGCTGTACTTAAAGAGGAGGATCCGCACTCGTCTCGATGCCCTGCTTCCCAACTGCAAAGCTTTTGTCCCAACAAAACATACTAACTCACGAATTCGCAGTCTCCAGTTGGGGGAGAGAGTACAGGTGAAGATTTATGCAGGAATTCATCACAGTTGGCAGTTTGGCATCGTATTAAAGAAGCTCGGCAATTGCCATTACATCGTAAAGTTGGATAACGGTCGAATCATAAAACGTCACATCAATCAGCTGATAGCCACCTTGGTTCCGAAGAAACAAGTCACATTCTCGCCTTTGTTTCCACAACACACAATGGGTGTGCCATCCTCAGCAGGAGCTGCAGGGGTGCCTCCTGATTATCAATTGCCGCCAACCCACCAATCGCCGCTGGCACCTTCTCCTCCGCAAGTCGTTCGACCAACCCCGTCTCCTTCGGCCAGTAGCCTCCTACCGCACCTTCCCAGGAACCGGCAAAAGCCGACCTATCTTAAAGACTATGTTGTCTTCAAATAA